Proteins encoded within one genomic window of Cytophagales bacterium:
- a CDS encoding 3-phosphoshikimate 1-carboxyvinyltransferase, whose amino-acid sequence MLQLYKSDANLNGQINLSSSKSESNRVLLMNALSPVPFELTNLSDAKDTQTMIRLLQDQGDVWDVMEAGTTMRFCTAYLGVHGKGQTITGTERMKNRPIGLLVDALRKLGSDISYLEKEGYPPMKIDGLRTQKTREISIPGNISSQFISALLMIAPTLPEGLKLTLTDGIFSRPYIEMTLGLMSNFGIEHTWEEAVIDIAPQVYQSGKYQVESDWSGASYWYAMAAVAPNANLLLTGLKEKSFQGDQAIVPIMKAFGVDSTYESNGVRLTKNQEAATELDIDFNKCPDLAQGVMVAAALKGITLTMTGLETLYIKETDRVGAMRAELAKIGATLEDLGNNWILKPGSNDFSAPVIQTYEDHRMAMAFGPLSLVSDLQVEEPGVVAKSYPGYWEDLKSIGVKMN is encoded by the coding sequence ATGCTTCAACTATACAAATCTGATGCCAATCTGAACGGCCAAATCAATTTATCCTCATCGAAGAGTGAAAGTAATCGGGTTTTGTTGATGAATGCCCTGAGTCCTGTACCCTTTGAGTTGACCAATCTTTCGGATGCCAAAGACACGCAAACCATGATTCGGTTGCTGCAAGACCAGGGCGATGTTTGGGATGTGATGGAAGCTGGAACAACCATGAGGTTTTGCACCGCTTATTTAGGTGTTCATGGAAAAGGTCAAACGATCACCGGAACCGAAAGAATGAAAAACCGGCCCATTGGTTTGCTGGTAGATGCGCTTCGGAAACTAGGTTCTGATATTTCCTATTTGGAGAAAGAAGGCTATCCTCCCATGAAAATTGATGGTCTTAGGACCCAGAAAACCCGTGAAATTTCTATCCCGGGCAATATTTCCAGTCAATTCATTAGCGCCTTGTTAATGATTGCCCCGACATTACCGGAAGGATTGAAGCTTACTTTAACGGACGGAATATTCAGTCGACCATACATCGAAATGACCCTTGGTTTGATGTCTAATTTTGGGATTGAGCATACCTGGGAAGAGGCGGTTATTGACATTGCGCCACAAGTTTACCAATCGGGAAAATATCAAGTCGAAAGCGATTGGTCTGGTGCCAGCTATTGGTATGCTATGGCTGCTGTAGCCCCCAATGCGAATCTGTTGTTGACCGGGCTGAAAGAGAAAAGCTTTCAAGGAGACCAGGCTATTGTACCCATCATGAAGGCTTTTGGGGTGGATTCTACTTACGAATCGAATGGCGTCAGGCTGACGAAAAATCAAGAAGCAGCTACGGAGTTGGACATTGATTTCAATAAATGCCCGGACCTGGCACAAGGTGTGATGGTGGCTGCTGCATTGAAAGGTATCACGCTCACCATGACAGGACTTGAGACACTTTACATCAAAGAAACGGACCGTGTAGGAGCCATGCGTGCAGAGCTAGCTAAGATTGGTGCGACACTGGAGGATTTAGGTAATAACTGGATATTGAAGCCGGGCTCAAATGATTTTTCAGCCCCTGTGATTCAGACCTATGAAGATCATCGCATGGCCATGGCGTTTGGTCCTTTGAGCCTGGTCAGTGACCTTCAGGTTGAGGAGCCTGGTGTTGTGGCCAAGTCCTATCCCGGATATTGGGAAGATTTGAAAAGCATCGGAGTGAAGATGAATTAA
- the aroB gene encoding 3-dehydroquinate synthase, whose protein sequence is MHIPDNVVIGDSLSVLKEFRSANTFDRTAVLVDENTRAHCLPKSEIGDDVAIIEIRSGEENKTLETCTHIWQQMTDLKMSRKSLLINLGGGVIGDMGGFVASTYKRGMSFVNVPTTLLAQVDASIGGKLAIDFNGLKNHIGIFREPNLVICDTQYLSTLPDREIRSGFAEIVKHCLIRDKEGWYQLKQEAFDPQKDWSTILERSVGLKGSVVKEDPEEQGLRKILNFGHTLGHAIETYFLDTNDRLLHGEAIAIGMILEGYLSTHVSGLPESDLQTLTKYLLDTYGKVEIPDLKAFGQLLIHDKKNAGGKVNYSLLSEIGSCFWDQQVETSLIHEAIAFYRNC, encoded by the coding sequence GATTCTTTGTCTGTTTTGAAGGAATTCAGATCAGCCAATACATTCGATCGGACTGCCGTGTTGGTGGATGAAAATACCAGAGCGCATTGTTTGCCCAAATCTGAAATTGGGGACGATGTTGCGATTATAGAAATCCGCAGTGGGGAGGAAAACAAGACCCTTGAAACTTGCACCCATATCTGGCAGCAAATGACTGACCTCAAAATGAGTCGAAAGTCGCTGTTGATCAATCTGGGAGGTGGTGTGATCGGAGACATGGGAGGCTTCGTGGCGAGTACCTATAAGCGCGGCATGTCCTTTGTGAATGTTCCAACCACCCTATTGGCGCAGGTAGATGCCAGCATAGGAGGGAAGCTTGCTATTGATTTCAATGGTCTGAAAAACCACATCGGGATATTTAGAGAGCCGAATCTGGTGATTTGTGATACGCAGTATCTTTCAACCTTGCCCGACCGTGAGATTCGATCCGGATTTGCGGAGATCGTTAAACATTGCTTGATCAGAGACAAAGAAGGTTGGTACCAGCTCAAGCAAGAAGCTTTTGACCCACAAAAAGACTGGTCTACGATTTTGGAGCGTTCAGTGGGATTAAAAGGATCAGTGGTTAAGGAAGACCCGGAAGAACAAGGGCTAAGGAAAATCCTGAATTTCGGTCATACTCTGGGGCACGCTATAGAAACTTATTTTCTTGACACGAATGACCGACTATTACATGGAGAAGCAATTGCAATAGGTATGATCCTGGAAGGTTATTTATCCACCCATGTTTCGGGGTTACCGGAATCCGATTTGCAAACACTTACAAAATACCTGCTTGACACTTACGGAAAGGTAGAGATTCCAGACTTGAAAGCGTTTGGTCAGTTACTAATACATGACAAGAAAAATGCCGGAGGTAAAGTGAATTACTCTCTACTAAGTGAGATTGGTAGTTGTTTTTGGGATCAGCAAGTCGAAACTTCACTGATCCATGAGGCAATAGCTTTTTACAGAAACTGCTAG